AGGATCCGGCTTGTCCATCAGTTGTTCAATCCTCTTGGCATTCTGTCTTGCGAAGGAACTCTCCTCTGCCGGTCAAGCTTCGCGCAGTCACCTCAGCCTTGTCCACTTGGAGTCGCCAGAATTTCTCCCACAATAGGCACCAGGCCATGGAATTAGAACatcaattagaaattttaaccAACCAGCAACCTACTGTATTGAATCAGTCTAGGcaacaacaaataaaaacagAACTTCAGCAAGTATGGTAGAGggaagagcaatattgggcGCAGCGATCTAGAATTAATTGGTTACAATGGGGAGACCGCAATACCAAGTTTTTTCATGCTACTACTCTTCAACGAAGACAGCGtaatcaaattaatatattgcGGGATGCACATCAGCAATGGGTCAGGGATCCTGGACAAATTAAAGATATGACTACTAATTATTTCTCCCAGCTCTACACAACCTCAGGACCTCGACCTTATGATCAAATATTAGAACAGTGTCCACAGATGGTCAATGCAGACATGAATGCAACTCTCCTTATGCATCCATCTCTTGACGAAGTTCAGGTTGCTACATTTCAATTAGGTGCTTCAAAGGCACCAGGCCCTGATGgtttaaatggattattttatcagTCACATTGGGAAACTCTTAAACTAGACATTCACAGGGCAGTTCAGCAATTCTTTACTTCTGGATTATTACCTCTTTCTTTAAACAGAACTGCTATCACACTAATTCCCAAAACCCCTAACCCAGAAAGCTTGGATCAATCGCCCTATTAGCTTATGCAATTATGTCTACAAAATATTCTCTAAAGTGCTGGCTAATCGTTTAAAACCCCTGCTGCCTACACTGATAACTGAGGAACAAAGTGCATTTGTTGCTGGTagacagattcaagacaatGTTCTACTTGTACAGGAAGTTATACATCAACTTAAGACAAGGAAAAGGCGGAGTCATTTCAAAGCAATTCTCAAGTTGGACATGCAGAAAGCTTATGACCGACTTGAATGGGACTTCCTTCGTGATTACCTACTTCGCTTAGGCTTTCATTCCCACTGGGTCCATCTAATCATGCAGTGCATTTCAACTCCATCCCTTTATGTTAAACTGAATGGAGCGTATCTACCGAGCTTTCACCCAACTCGTGGACTAAGACAGGGAGATCCCTTGTCCCCCTACCTGTTTATCCTTATAGCCAACCTTTTATCCCTCCTAATCCGCAATGCTATAGCTATGGGCTCTCTAAAAGGTATTCAGCTCAATCCCAGGTGCCCCACTTTATCACATCTTTTCTTCGCTGATGATGCTGTGTTTTTTCTTGACGGTACCTTACTCGAGTGTCTTAACCTCTCTAATATCTTAAATCAGTACTGCTTAGCATCAGGACAAACTATTAATCGCAATAAATCTGGAGTTTTCTTCAGCCCTTCTTGTCCTATCTTTCTTCAGGAGAATTTAGCAAGTGAATTAAGGGTACCAGTTTTACAGCGATGTGGGAAGTATCTAGGGATCCCTACTGATTGGGGCAGATCTAAAAGAGACATGTTTTCTTGGCTATTGAGCAGAGTTCAATCCAAATTAGAAGGGTGGAAGGAGAAACTCATTTCTAAGGGAGGGAAAGAAGTTCTCCTAAAGACTGTCATTCAATCTATTCCACAACCTAGTAGGCAATCCACTAGTGGCGATTCAAGTGAATACGTTCGAGTGCGGCGGAATAGCAATTGGCTTGCGCTCTACACACAGGATCAGCGACGTGCACACCATGGCCATATTCGTTAATTCGTGGGCCACCGCTTGCCGAGGTAACGTCGATGTTACAGTCTGTCCAAATTTCGAGTTGTCGTCTCTATTCCCAATGAAAGTGTCGGCCGTTGCGAATTGGCCTCCGCCACGGATTATTGGCAGCAAGAATTCACGGTGTCTAGGTTCAGGTTCAGCGGTGATGCTGTATCGAAGCTGAGCCCTAGCAAGGGATGATGCAAAGGATTCAATGGGCAACAACTTCCAGCCTTCGAGGGTGGAGGTTGTTTCGGCACTAATAAGTAAGGCTCTCGTCAAGATTGATCGATGTGGACAGGGCGAAGAAAGGCCTATCGCAGTTTATATGACGTTTAACTTGCGCGATAAAGTCAAACTAAAGATACCCGCAAATTCTTGTGGCAATTTCTTCAGCATGATTTCTGGGCGCTCCGATCAACCCGCGGCCAGCAAAAGGAATCCGGAGTTCAATGAGATGGTGAATATAATCCACAATATGATATCGGACGCTAAAACGAAATATGCAACAATAGTAAACAAGCAGGAGTTCTGCTCGACGGTGGGGAATTCTATAGCCGAATTTGTCAAAGTCGCGTCCTCAAGCGAAGTCTTTACGATTCCTTTTAGTAGCTGGTGCCGTTTCGGGCTATATGAGATCGACTTCGGGTGGGGAAGGCCGGTTCTAGTCAGCAACATATCATTGAATCTCAGATCGGTCTTTCTTATCGACGATGAAGAGGGCAAAGGAATTGATGCATGGACAACCACAACTGGAGATGAGATGATTCTTCTTAAACAAGATCCGGATATTCTGGCATTCACTTCCTAGTTGGAGGTGGAGAGGTTGCACGAATATGTGATCTGCGAAGTCATCGTATCTTACTATAATGTAGAccaggaaaatgaaaatggactTGGTCTATAGTATTTGTTacatctgtttcttttttttaagaagGATGGTTCTTGTGGACAATGTTAATCAACTTATTAAATACCTTAGAGTGAACTCCTCTATCGTGTTCAATTTCCTGAGGCTGACCCCCTCAATCCATCGTACTAGAGCGATCCGAGAAGAATGATTAGGGTCATATTCTATCCTTTCTACGATGTCCATAGGACATGCTTGTTGTAAGCACTAGCAAGACAGGTACGGTTGTAATCTTTATCACTGGATAGAAAGTTTCATCATAGTCCAAACTGTACTACTGTGAGAACTCTCATGTCACTAGTCGAGCCTTATCTCTTTCGATTGTTTAAGGGTTGATGTAATGGCACACGATCGTATGATAGTGGGTGGAAGTTCATTAATTTGATGTTTTGAGTGggtatatataataaataaaggagTGAGACCCTctaaaattttgtgaatgaattGACACTTTAAATTTACTTTCTTAAAATGAATGGTGTATCAAAACATCAATTCATGATTCAGATTAACCCGGAATAATCAATTTACCAAACTGCCCTTGCCTTTGGTGGAAAATCACATACCTACAAAAAAGTCagcttccttctttttttttttttttttttttttggagatctAAAGAAAATTGTGTTCATCTCTCAAAAAAGGACACATGAGAAGAATTAACATTTatgacaaagaaattgaaggagAGCAAACCATCTAGTTTGGCGAGATGACCATTGAAGCTAGAGGACCTATACTTGAATAGAGCACAGGGATATCgagttccaaaaaaataataataataataataataataataataatttgaagaTAGCTTTTAAATGTAAAATTAGATTGGTAGAGCTCAAACTTTAAATCtagaacaaaatcaacaagagaGTTAAGGGAgggtgagactagctcaaaTCATTTCCTATGGctaaaggttgaagaagatgagccaaagaggaaaggaaagggagagggggagaACAGAAGACTTTTCATCTCCCTATCTGAAATGGCTTTTTGTGCATTGCCCTCCTATCCAATCCTCGTCCTTTGCGTCACTTATCGGCTACTTCGCTATCTGCGGGCCACTTACTTAGATGTTGCCTGCCTTGGAGGTCATAAATTTGTGGACAAACGAGGTGGGAAATCACAAGTCTGAGCTCGCGGTTTGTGACCTCCGTATTAGAGGTACCCGGCTCCATACACATAGACATAGACACATATAGCGGTCACAGCCAAGGTCAACCAAAGATGATAGCTCCGGCAACTAGAGGAGTGTGGACGAGGACTTGCAATGGTTGTGGCGGGCTGGCGATGGCACAATAGGGTCTGCTATTGTCAGGTATGCATTATTCGAGGTTGTCGGAATAAgaagggagagggaagagaaatAGGAAGAAAAGGTGAACAACGCAAATAAAAAGACTTGAAGAAATTTCAACCATGAATACTAGGGATAATCGGTTCCAAGGTGGGCCGGTTCCTAGTTTATGAAATCGGGAATCAGCCCCACCTAATTTTGGAACTAGATTGAATCGGATCGACCAACCGGTTCGGTTCCCATGTGGGTCTATGAACTGGTGGCATGGGAGGAAAGACAACAGACTCAAAGTAAAGTAATCAAGCCACACAAACAAGCGGACATGTAGAGGGTGTCTTGGTCCTCCAAAGGCTAGATCTAAGTGAGAGTGTGAAACTCAGAGTTACGAAAATCACATATATTAGATGCAGATTCACGGTAAGTCTTAGCCTACACTTTGTATGAAGAATGACCAAAAGTAGAGCATTGATTATTTACATTGATGAGATTCCGTTACGGTCACGAACGGCCAAAACCAGAGCAAGAGACGGAGAAGAGTGTCGGGACTCGAGATGAGACCGTGAGAGGACGCAACTTAGATGAGAGGGACTAAGGGAGGCATCTAGTAAAGGGAAGTGACTCAAGTGAGAGGAACGCATCGAGGAGAGAGGCATGACTAACGTGTGAGAGTAAGCTAGAGGTGTCAGTGACAAGCATGATTGAGAGTGACAATCTGAGCGACAAGCATGATTGAGAGTGAAGACTAGACAAGTAGGGTTTTAGGGGTGAATGAGATTGAAGAATGGACAATTAATAATTAGGGTTTTCagttttataataaaattatatgtATATTGGTCTACTCTAGGTGGTACAAATGATTCCGTCTACACCGGAAATTAGCAATTGGATTGATTATTATTGATTTCAGGTTTTAGAAACCAAGAATTGGATCAGATGTAATGGGAATTGCCCAAAACACGTCGCAGTCGAATCTTTTTCTCACCTAATCAATATTCAATTCTTGAGGTGTTACTTACTCATTAGacaagaaaaaatttaagatgtaAATTGGGATCCCTATCCATatcacacctctctctctctctctaatcttgtGGCCATGGTCGCTCTTTGTTGCGTCCATGGCCACCATATATAAACTAAGTGGCGTTGGCGACAGAAGGAGAGAAAGGAGGGGAAGAGGTCGACGGCAACGGCGGAGAAAGGTGTATGCTGGAGGAGACATGAGAGGTTGTTTGAGTGATAGAGCTTTAGGATTCATGGGGGAGTTTGGGAGATTGGAGATTTACAAGGTGGGGCAATTTGGTCTTTCACGAGTTTAGTTTTATCCAGCTGCAGCTGGTTGGTATTTCAAAGTAAGTAGAGTTGCCCTTCGAGCAAAATATGAAGTACGAAACCGGCACAATTTGTGAAGATATATACCTGCAAAGGCTATGGATTCGAATGAAAAAACATATAGGAAAATAACGGCGCAGGTGAAAAATGAATAGTAAATGATTGtgtttccaaaagtaaaagctCAATATATGAGTCTAAAAGGATCTTTTTAGTGACATTTCTTGACACCGCATAAAAACATGACTTGAACCCTATATGAAATTATTGAGAGATTTCGAACACGAAGCCAACACAACACGAGTCACCTCAAAACCAATACGATTGACAAATTTTCACTTATATTTAATGGCAAAATAAAAAGTGTCAATCACATTAAAAAAGACAAGAATAGCATAGTACATGAATTGCCAGTTGTTCTTTTCAGTGGATCTCAAGtgattgaaatgattgaaaTAACCACATACGCgctaataattatttaaatgattGAAACATTGTAAAACTATAGGAACTCAATAGACGGAATCTCCATCCATGATAATTGACTATCTTAACCGTTTGATACCATGGTACGAATACTGAGAGATAAATCCGCAATAAGAGATGTTTCCAATCCGGAATCAAGACATTTCGCCTCAAAATTTATCTTTAACCATGCggatttaaaatttcaatttaagacAACAAATTTGTATCTTAAATTTACTCCCACAAAAAGAGGATGACACATCAACAAATTAGATTTTTGCAGGGGagattatgttctttctttcttttttctctctttttccttaatttccttatttaagttctttttttcGTATACCTATTTCCTTATTCTTCTCCGAgcacctcttctcctttgtcCGCTACACATCACGCCTGCTATCGTGTCACAATTCTAGACAttgccgacgccgccgccgctcatcgtagagagagagagagctgcagGAACTTGATTTGGTAGTTGTGCATGCAATTCTTATCAAGGTTGAGCTTATTGGTGATGTGATTGATCTAGACtataattgattttaaatcagtCAACTGATTAGAGATGGATTTAACATGTATTCCTCCTCATATTTAGAGCATATGCTGACCCATTTTTATCGCATGTCACAATTGACATAATATCGTTGCCCGCATGGTTAAAAATTCGAAGCTTACTAAGACGATGGCGCTGTTAAAATCACAGGGCTATGTCAAAAATAGTCAACCGAAGGAGTTTTGGAAATTATGGAATGAATTTTTATTGGACTACGGactctccttcttttttcttctgtttagttttttttttttttttttttttttttgttatatgaCATTTTAATATGATTATAGCAAACTAACTCGATCTCACACATTTGAAAAAGTATTAAGTCTTTTTATGTACTTAGTAAAGTCTCATGATAtcataaattataaaagataGTATTTTACGATGTTTTGCCGTTGCCTATGGCGAAAACACACTAgtatttgtaaaatattgtaAAACACATAAAAGAATCATACTTGCAATTGCTCACACCTAAATAAAGTGATTGTATTATGACATTTTCTTCTAGATTCGACAGATAAAACATCGTTAAAAAATTTTGCGCTTTAGGACTTTTCGAACTTGAATATAGTTAGATGTAATAAACACTTGTACATTAtcataaagttaaaaatatgtATTCTGCGGCGTTCTCTACTTCCTTacaacaaaatattatatagcCTTTTTATGTATCCATAAGAAAATTCATGTTTCACATCTTGCACTTGATTACTAAATAAAGTCGGTAAGATTTTGACACACGTTAACACAAGTGACCATCTTAAATAAGATGACGAGATATCAACACTCAAATGCAATTAATCTAGTAATAATGTCAATTCTTGACTcgtatatacatatattttgcATGAGTGACCGAAATCATTGTTGGCGACAGGATCGCTTCGACATGTTTAGTGTTCCATGTACACCGCtcgaactctttttttttttttttttcctaatagattcattttaaaaagtaattcCCAAAATGAATAGTCTCTTCTTACACTATGAACCCAGTAGCCTTCTCACTGACACGTCACTATTGAGGATTGTCTAGTATTCACACTCCCAATTATAGGCAACTTGTCTTTCTCTATTGAAATAATGACAAAAACTTAATTAAGTTGAAGAAGGATTGCACATGTCCGGCCGCTATGgataacaaatatttttaagcTCATTTTAGACTAATATAGCTCATATAGAATTATTGCGACCCTCCCAAAGTATTTCTCTTTCAGGGTCTTAGGGAAGATTTAGAGATTTTGCTCAAGAAACAACTCTAATAGTTCATCGAAAAGATGGCTCAAGCACATCATCTGAACGACCATCCATAAGGTTCATTGATCAAGAGCATAGACTCCCTCAAGTCTATACCTCGCTTAGCGTTGGgtttttcattttaagttcttaacaacctaagTATTTCTAAAAGTGGCTACTAGCCATCTAGGGTCGGTTAGAAACTAAACGAAATCCAAGAGTGTCGTCTTGATTCCTATTCAACTATAGTTTCTAAGTCTGGGCTTACTTACATTAATGTTCTGTGAGCCCCATTTTGGTGCCTAATTGGAAAATGTGTTATCTAAGTGGCTATTCACTCTTGATTTTACCATTTATGATCCTAAAGGTATTAGTTCACTTTGTGACCATGCAATTGTTCTTGTGAGATTCCATTATGATTTTAATGTGTGGCCTAACCATACTAAAAGCAAAGAGCAACCAACATTTAAAAGTGCaaaattaaaaacccaaaaattagaaattgaaaatgtaaTTTATAGACAGAAATTTATTGTCttaaattgaaaatgtaaaatcaCATGATTGATGATAAATTTCGGGGTTAATTGAGCTAAGCCTTCAAAGAATAGGAAACATTTGCTATTGCAGATTTGTCTCTCTGTATACGTACGGTGGTAAAATTTGCTGGTTAGATATTCAGATTTGCACCCTTTTCTACTGCTAGGAAAGTCGGAGAGTGTTCTAGTTCTGATGACCATGAAAAAGGATTGAACTGGCCTATTAAATAGAGATACTTAGCTCTTTAACCTTTCATAACATGATTAGTTTAAGAACCGGACGTCACGTGTTTAAATCTCACCAATTATATGAATTATAATTTGGGTCAGAGTCACTTCATGAGTCAAAAGTTTggacttaattaatttatagatGTGCATAGTATTTTATAGACCTCCAAATAAACGGGCCTTGGCCCTTGTAAAATAAGTGAAACAAGACGGTCTTAACTAACTTTGTACTACAAAAAGTGTCGCTGTTTTGGGATAAAAATTGATTGCACAAGAAACCAAACAAATCGAGATCAAATGGGTTAGACATCATAGAGTGAGAACAGCAAAAGACCATGTTGCCCCTTGAATTATTTACGAGACAAAGCTTCTCGAGAATGCTTCATATGACCATGATAGACTATTGCTGTAATTTTAAATATCCTCACGTGCGCAACATAATCATCACTTTATAAACCTGAGCAATATAATCCTCAAACCTAATTCTATAGTCATGAAcaggggtgagtatggtttcaaaatataattggaaACTTGAGTATAGGTTCGATGTAGCCGTTttggttccaagttctagaAAATGTAGGGTAGGTTTTAGATTGCAAAAATTGGGAACGTATTCCAACAATTAGGTTCCCGATTTGAAGCTTGGAACTTGAAATAAGTTTTGTGTTTTCTTGTTCTATGTCTTGAGCTATCTTGCAACATTCAATGGCATTTAATGATAAATGTGTCTGAAGCCAGAGTGTGAGCTTTCATTATGAGTTATAACTATAACTAG
This Eucalyptus grandis isolate ANBG69807.140 chromosome 7, ASM1654582v1, whole genome shotgun sequence DNA region includes the following protein-coding sequences:
- the LOC120296047 gene encoding pelargonidin 3-O-(6-caffeoylglucoside) 5-O-(6-O-malonylglucoside) 4'''-malonyltransferase-like — translated: MGNNFQPSRVEVVSALISKALVKIDRCGQGEERPIAVYMTFNLRDKVKLKIPANSCGNFFSMISGRSDQPAASKRNPEFNEMVNIIHNMISDAKTKYATIVNKQEFCSTVGNSIAEFVKVASSSEVFTIPFSSWCRFGLYEIDFGWGRPVLVSNISLNLRSVFLIDDEEGKGIDAWTTTTGDEMILLKQDPDILAFTS